Proteins encoded together in one uncultured Desulfosarcina sp. window:
- a CDS encoding 3-hydroxyacyl-CoA dehydrogenase NAD-binding domain-containing protein, which yields MEIKKVCVLGAGLMGNGITQVCAQAGYQVAMRDIEQRFIDGGMASIKRNLGRAVEKGRMTQDEMDTVLGRITPTVDLSKAANGADVVVEVIVEVMEIKKKVYAELGKIVPAHCLFFTNTSGLSITELAAVTDRPEKFIGTHFFNPVPVMKLLEIIKGHETTDETLKIATEWGKTLGKEVIVVNEAPAFAVNRVLCPMINEAFFVLGEGVASAKDIDTGMVLGCNHPIGPLALADLVGLDTLLHVIEGLHEEFGDKYLPAPYLKKLVRAGRLGKKSGKGVYDYA from the coding sequence ATGGAGATCAAAAAAGTATGCGTGCTCGGCGCCGGCTTGATGGGCAATGGGATCACCCAGGTGTGCGCCCAGGCAGGGTATCAGGTGGCGATGAGGGATATCGAACAGCGCTTTATCGACGGCGGCATGGCCAGCATCAAAAGAAATCTGGGTCGGGCCGTCGAAAAAGGACGGATGACCCAGGATGAAATGGACACGGTTCTGGGAAGAATTACGCCGACGGTGGATCTTAGCAAGGCCGCCAATGGCGCCGATGTAGTCGTCGAAGTCATTGTCGAGGTGATGGAAATCAAGAAAAAGGTCTATGCCGAGTTGGGCAAAATCGTGCCGGCCCACTGCCTTTTCTTCACCAACACCTCCGGCTTGAGCATCACCGAGTTGGCTGCCGTCACCGACCGTCCGGAAAAATTTATCGGGACCCACTTCTTCAACCCCGTACCAGTGATGAAACTTCTGGAAATCATCAAGGGGCACGAGACCACTGACGAAACATTAAAAATCGCCACAGAATGGGGGAAAACGCTCGGCAAGGAAGTGATTGTCGTCAATGAGGCTCCTGCCTTTGCCGTCAATCGGGTGCTTTGCCCCATGATCAACGAAGCCTTCTTTGTGCTCGGCGAAGGTGTCGCCAGTGCCAAGGATATCGACACGGGGATGGTTCTGGGGTGTAATCATCCCATCGGCCCCCTGGCCTTGGCGGATCTTGTCGGTCTGGACACGCTCCTGCATGTGATCGAGGGGCTTCACGAGGAGTTTGGCGATAAGTATCTGCCGGCGCCTTATCTGAAGAAATTGGTCCGTGCGGGAAGGCTCGGGAAGAAGTCGGGGAAGGGTGTGTACGACTACGCATAG
- a CDS encoding TIGR02285 family protein, which yields MVGAEEEIIWIKRHFPPAFILEGDLAGQGIHDRTMEILQKGLPEYRHQIVTANHPRTKKMMETDANICRVGLFRNEARERTMHMSVAHILVPPLRIYMKTSLLPSIRPIMEKDGHHCVSLERLIRSRSDLILGIEAERSYGGAIDEILNRYRNRTNVSVRYSSDTKGHTQMLLRGRIDYLIEFPPIFLYGLQERQTILKDLCSLEIGESRTFQPACVGCSKTESGKTIINRIDAILLKERKTESFRQTIERWLDADTVRSFREAYDKAFFSQSP from the coding sequence ATGGTTGGGGCAGAAGAAGAGATCATCTGGATCAAGCGGCATTTTCCTCCAGCATTCATTCTCGAAGGCGACCTTGCCGGCCAGGGAATCCATGATCGGACGATGGAGATTCTCCAGAAAGGGCTGCCTGAATATCGGCACCAAATCGTGACGGCCAATCATCCCCGAACGAAAAAGATGATGGAGACTGATGCAAACATATGTCGGGTAGGTCTTTTCCGGAATGAAGCCCGGGAGAGAACCATGCACATGTCCGTTGCTCACATCCTGGTTCCTCCTCTACGGATTTACATGAAAACTAGCTTGTTGCCATCGATCCGGCCAATCATGGAAAAGGATGGTCACCATTGTGTCTCGCTGGAGCGGCTCATCCGAAGTCGATCGGATTTGATCTTAGGCATCGAGGCTGAACGTTCCTACGGCGGCGCCATCGATGAAATCCTGAACCGGTATCGAAATCGTACAAATGTTAGCGTCCGCTACAGCAGCGATACCAAGGGGCATACACAGATGCTGCTGAGAGGCCGCATCGACTATCTCATCGAATTCCCACCCATTTTTCTATACGGTCTCCAGGAAAGACAAACGATCCTGAAAGATCTTTGCAGCCTTGAAATCGGCGAGTCGCGAACCTTCCAACCGGCCTGCGTCGGTTGCTCGAAAACGGAATCCGGCAAGACGATCATCAATCGAATCGATGCCATTTTGCTGAAGGAGCGCAAAACCGAATCCTTTCGCCAAACCATCGAAAGATGGCTCGACGCGGATACCGTGCGGAGCTTTCGCGAGGCATATGACAAGGCCTTTTTTTCCCAGTCTCCATGA
- a CDS encoding RyR domain-containing protein: MAKKPSLFSFLSKKLDRILASSVFNQVRVLIVIYMLLLLGGWLVAKGLGVAFLGKDPCDAFWWAFVHTMDPGFLGNEAMPNQLALRPLSVFLSLAGFFIFGGLLVSVLVNAYERRMRQARQGLTRYAFKKDHGIILGWDRMGPATVYHLLAEGCREVVILSLGNAEEIRSRLKAISASWEKSIRICFRHVFVFHGSLDSRDELQNLRPWSAKKVVILGNPEVRGSNSRNLQTAMRIAEMVRRRTSGVSENRLDCHVAISHPRTYDFLQEIDLSQEDRQFINFRPFNFYEGWARKVWCRLPEPGKPHDPYPALFHHPQQHDGNASVVVAIIGFGQMGQAMSIQAARLASHANNRETEILVIDPDLASTKNAFLSHYGLVDGGLPGVKFRLHEDGAESTEVRMMLTELAMNPKKILTVVICLSDPDRSMATALGLPPEVLIRDTPLLVRQETTSGLSEFAHRLREQTTIPVVTRQNDQMVEVNDTRWDNILFFGSLDEYLLDDDRQEALARAVHEAYLALLEKMGWHDAEKPAQQKWKILSEKYCWSNRYQADAYRERLAANGFRLVDETDAEATAGIEAFDEDMLETMARQEHNRWWVERALAGWTEGPRDDLRLSHPNMVPFDQLDEETKEFDREAIRNMPGLIKQSCNQLIVRDVNT, translated from the coding sequence ATGGCAAAAAAGCCCTCTTTATTTAGCTTCCTTTCCAAAAAGCTGGATCGGATTCTGGCGAGCTCCGTCTTCAACCAGGTTCGGGTGTTGATTGTTATCTACATGCTTCTGCTCCTGGGGGGATGGCTGGTTGCCAAAGGCCTGGGCGTGGCTTTTCTTGGGAAAGATCCCTGCGATGCATTCTGGTGGGCCTTTGTGCATACCATGGACCCGGGCTTTCTGGGCAACGAGGCGATGCCGAACCAACTCGCCCTGCGGCCCCTCAGTGTCTTTTTATCCCTCGCCGGGTTCTTTATTTTCGGGGGATTGTTGGTTTCGGTACTGGTAAACGCCTATGAGCGGCGAATGCGTCAGGCCCGGCAAGGGCTGACCCGATATGCGTTTAAGAAAGATCATGGCATCATCCTGGGGTGGGATCGCATGGGCCCGGCCACGGTCTACCACCTGCTTGCCGAAGGATGCCGCGAGGTGGTCATTCTGAGCCTGGGGAATGCCGAAGAGATCCGCAGCCGTTTGAAGGCTATTTCCGCTTCCTGGGAGAAATCCATCCGGATATGCTTTCGCCATGTGTTTGTCTTTCACGGTTCCCTTGACTCGCGAGACGAGTTGCAGAACCTTCGGCCATGGTCGGCCAAAAAGGTTGTCATCCTGGGTAACCCCGAGGTGCGCGGCAGCAACAGCCGGAACCTGCAAACGGCCATGCGCATTGCCGAAATGGTTCGACGCAGGACTTCGGGGGTTTCTGAAAACCGCTTGGATTGCCATGTGGCCATATCTCACCCGCGAACCTACGACTTTTTGCAGGAAATTGACCTTTCCCAGGAAGACCGCCAGTTTATTAATTTTCGTCCTTTCAATTTTTACGAGGGCTGGGCGCGAAAGGTATGGTGCCGGTTGCCGGAGCCAGGCAAACCCCATGACCCTTATCCAGCGCTTTTTCATCACCCACAGCAGCACGATGGAAACGCCTCAGTCGTAGTAGCCATTATCGGGTTCGGCCAGATGGGGCAGGCCATGTCGATCCAGGCAGCCCGACTCGCCAGCCACGCCAACAACCGGGAAACGGAAATCCTGGTCATCGACCCGGATCTGGCTTCGACAAAGAACGCATTTCTCAGTCATTACGGTTTGGTGGACGGTGGTCTGCCCGGGGTGAAATTCCGCTTACATGAGGATGGTGCAGAATCCACCGAGGTTCGTATGATGCTGACCGAACTGGCCATGAACCCGAAAAAGATACTCACGGTGGTCATCTGCCTTTCCGATCCCGACCGGTCCATGGCCACGGCTTTGGGACTGCCGCCGGAGGTACTGATTCGCGATACTCCCCTTTTAGTCCGCCAGGAGACGACTTCAGGCCTTTCGGAATTTGCCCATCGCCTCCGGGAACAAACCACCATTCCGGTTGTCACCCGGCAAAACGATCAAATGGTCGAAGTCAACGACACCCGCTGGGACAACATCCTGTTTTTCGGCTCATTAGACGAATATCTATTGGATGACGACCGCCAGGAAGCCCTGGCGAGGGCCGTCCATGAGGCGTATTTGGCGCTGTTGGAGAAAATGGGTTGGCACGACGCTGAAAAACCCGCCCAACAAAAGTGGAAAATTCTCAGCGAAAAATACTGCTGGTCGAACCGCTACCAGGCGGATGCCTATCGAGAGCGTCTGGCGGCCAATGGATTCCGGCTGGTTGACGAGACCGACGCCGAAGCGACCGCGGGCATCGAAGCCTTCGACGAAGACATGCTCGAAACCATGGCCCGCCAGGAACATAATCGCTGGTGGGTGGAACGGGCCCTGGCCGGTTGGACTGAAGGCCCGCGGGACGATCTTCGCCTCAGCCATCCGAATATGGTGCCTTTCGATCAACTGGATGAGGAAACAAAGGAATTTGACCGGGAAGCGATCCGGAATATGCCCGGACTTATAAAACAGTCATGCAATCAATTAATAGTGAGAGATGTTAACACGTAA
- a CDS encoding toll/interleukin-1 receptor domain-containing protein produces MSETESYKYSAFISYRHTTKDRKWAEWLLNALETYRVPKELQKVGFPAKLGKVFRDRDELPSDGSLNHQIETALRASRFLIIICSPDTPKSKWVSREIEIFKELGRGDKIFPLLIDGEPDDSFPKVLTTRQLIGFDEAEANPPVKDFEPIGADVRPVEGSSEKEIKKKECLRIVAGLIGCNFDDLWQRDKQRELKKRRNRFILGAAACLLLLVGGLYYWDYNRVKTRYYNNYVTVCGVPKGIGSISLKEAKARNVAYALFYQQHKLIRMVRQTGALKAMAFEDIYDVDPWLIGIAEWRFQYGVQGKLDMVSLYDNKGTSKITHNYAFSPNNQNATVYFKQETSIGGLRTATVDTSSLSMGLNKNTGKSRIEQHLITFNSNGYNDRRFFQTSYGDPTEDQLGTSGRIYSYDDHGNRISIGYIDQEGNTLTLKSGIKEAHFKYNQDCLATETTFVDEKGNPQMHSNGYARIALAYDSRNNLAEVHFYGLDDHLVIQKKGYAGYKNIYDSHGNKIESVALGVDNRSILFEDGYAKITKQYDSRGNLIEQAYFSTDGKPSLYKDGYAKCTQKHDSRRNLIEWTYFGSDGKPILCKYGYAKCTQKHDSRGNVIEQAYFGSDGRPVLLNYGYAKITKQYDSRGNVVEQAYFGSDGKPILNKDGYYKLTQQHDSRGNLIEQAYFDSDDKPILNKDGYYKLTQQHDSRGNLIEQAYFGSDNKPILNKNGYYKLTQQHDSRGNLIEQAYFDSHGNPTLNKNGYYKCTQQHDSRGNLIIQAYFGSDGKPSLNKDGFSKSSMKYDSRSNLVEAGFFGTNGKPTLCKDGYHKLTQQHDSRRNLIEQAYFDTNGKPSLNKDGFSKVSMKYNSRGNLVEQVCFNIDSQPVLHKDGYSKFTQKHDSRGNLIEQAYFDTNGKPVLYEDGYAKITQQYDSRGNVVKQECFGTDGKPTLHKKGWSKLTIQYDNRSNRIGQVYFGTDGKQNLNKFGFLKVTMQYDSRDNLIETTFFGTDSKPTLIDNGYAKTTIKYDNRGNGVEQAHFGIDGKPTLCKYGYAKATVKYDSRSNEIEQAYFGIDGKPTLCKYGYAKAAAEYDNMGRLIREDHFGVDSRPIDNIYGYSSIKINRDDHGLIEELAYFDSDNKPTIRKNIIAPTWTTDFENFDSILGRWRSTVLVGIHSKETLENLQKTGFHRLKQEYDQKSNLISQAFHDNKNEPVSGVDGFTSIEVEYNLFDLPKYVTATLPNGKMIEFSISYNERRDITEVSFKDDKGNLFDNKQGYAQIVFVYDPKTLRLQKTQYLNSLGKVIFEQ; encoded by the coding sequence GTGAGTGAAACGGAAAGTTATAAATACAGCGCTTTTATCAGCTATCGTCATACCACCAAAGATCGTAAATGGGCTGAATGGCTCCTAAACGCACTTGAAACTTATCGTGTCCCAAAAGAATTGCAGAAAGTGGGTTTTCCTGCCAAATTAGGAAAAGTTTTCCGTGATCGCGATGAACTTCCCTCAGACGGCAGCCTCAACCATCAGATCGAAACGGCACTAAGAGCATCCCGTTTCCTGATTATCATCTGTTCTCCCGACACCCCCAAATCCAAATGGGTCTCCCGTGAAATCGAGATTTTCAAAGAACTGGGGCGAGGAGATAAAATCTTCCCTCTGCTGATTGATGGAGAGCCGGACGATTCCTTCCCCAAGGTATTGACTACCCGCCAACTGATTGGTTTTGATGAGGCTGAGGCCAATCCACCTGTTAAGGATTTTGAACCGATTGGTGCAGATGTGCGTCCTGTTGAAGGGAGCAGTGAAAAAGAAATAAAAAAAAAGGAGTGTCTGCGTATTGTAGCCGGCCTGATCGGCTGCAACTTTGATGATCTTTGGCAACGCGATAAGCAACGAGAGCTGAAAAAACGACGCAATCGGTTTATTTTGGGAGCCGCAGCATGTCTGCTACTACTTGTTGGTGGGCTCTATTATTGGGACTATAACCGGGTCAAGACTCGCTATTACAACAATTATGTAACCGTTTGCGGGGTGCCGAAAGGAATAGGATCAATAAGCTTGAAAGAGGCTAAGGCTCGAAATGTAGCCTATGCACTTTTCTACCAGCAGCACAAGCTGATACGAATGGTGAGACAAACTGGTGCACTAAAGGCAATGGCCTTTGAAGATATATACGATGTTGATCCTTGGTTAATCGGAATCGCTGAATGGCGGTTTCAGTATGGAGTACAGGGAAAACTCGATATGGTTTCTTTGTATGACAATAAAGGCACATCAAAAATCACCCATAATTATGCCTTTTCTCCAAATAACCAAAATGCAACGGTCTATTTCAAACAAGAAACCTCTATAGGAGGATTGAGGACTGCAACTGTAGACACATCTTCATTATCAATGGGACTCAATAAAAATACAGGGAAAAGCAGAATTGAACAGCATCTTATCACTTTTAATTCAAATGGTTACAATGATCGACGGTTTTTTCAAACCTCTTACGGCGACCCGACAGAAGATCAGTTAGGGACATCAGGCCGGATTTATTCCTATGATGATCACGGAAACAGAATTTCTATTGGCTACATCGATCAGGAGGGAAATACCCTCACCTTAAAGAGCGGCATCAAGGAAGCTCATTTTAAATATAATCAAGACTGTCTTGCGACAGAAACTACGTTTGTGGATGAAAAAGGAAACCCACAAATGCATAGCAATGGCTATGCACGAATAGCATTAGCATATGATAGTCGCAACAACTTGGCTGAGGTGCACTTTTATGGTCTCGATGATCATTTAGTAATACAGAAAAAAGGTTACGCTGGCTATAAAAATATATACGATAGTCATGGAAACAAAATTGAATCAGTCGCTTTGGGTGTTGACAATAGATCTATCCTGTTTGAAGATGGCTATGCTAAAATCACCAAACAGTATGACAGTCGGGGTAACCTAATTGAACAGGCCTATTTCAGCACTGATGGCAAACCTTCCCTGTACAAAGATGGATATGCCAAATGCACTCAAAAACATGACAGTCGGAGGAACCTGATTGAATGGACCTATTTCGGTTCTGACGGCAAACCTATCCTGTGCAAATACGGCTATGCCAAATGCACTCAAAAGCATGACAGTCGGGGAAACGTAATTGAACAGGCCTATTTCGGTTCCGACGGCAGACCTGTTCTGCTTAATTACGGCTATGCTAAAATCACCAAGCAGTATGACAGTCGGGGGAACGTAGTTGAACAGGCCTATTTCGGTTCTGACGGTAAACCGATACTTAATAAAGATGGCTACTATAAACTCACTCAACAACATGACAGTCGGGGCAACCTGATTGAACAGGCTTATTTCGATTCTGACGACAAACCGATACTTAATAAAGATGGCTACTATAAACTCACTCAACAACATGATAGTCGGGGCAACCTAATTGAACAGGCTTATTTCGGTTCTGACAATAAACCGATACTTAATAAAAATGGCTACTATAAACTCACTCAACAACATGACAGTCGGGGCAACCTGATTGAACAGGCTTATTTCGATTCTCACGGCAACCCGACACTTAACAAAAATGGCTACTATAAATGCACTCAACAACATGATAGTCGGGGCAACCTGATTATACAGGCTTATTTCGGTTCCGACGGCAAACCTTCCTTGAATAAAGACGGCTTTTCAAAATCTAGTATGAAATATGATAGTCGAAGTAATCTGGTGGAAGCAGGTTTTTTCGGCACAAATGGCAAACCTACCCTGTGTAAAGACGGCTATCATAAACTCACACAACAACATGACAGTCGGAGGAACCTGATTGAACAGGCTTATTTCGACACCAACGGCAAACCTTCCCTGAATAAAGACGGCTTTTCAAAAGTCAGTATGAAATATAATAGTCGAGGCAACCTGGTGGAACAGGTTTGTTTCAACATTGACAGTCAACCTGTTCTGCATAAAGACGGTTATTCCAAATTCACTCAAAAACATGACAGTCGGGGTAACCTGATTGAACAGGCGTATTTCGACACCAACGGCAAACCTGTCCTGTACGAAGACGGCTATGCCAAAATCACTCAACAATATGACAGTCGGGGTAACGTAGTTAAACAGGAATGTTTCGGAACTGATGGCAAACCTACCTTGCACAAAAAAGGATGGTCCAAACTCACTATACAATATGACAATCGGAGCAATCGGATCGGACAGGTGTATTTCGGAACTGACGGCAAACAGAACCTAAACAAATTTGGATTCCTCAAAGTCACTATGCAATATGACAGTCGCGACAACCTGATTGAAACGACGTTTTTCGGCACTGACAGTAAACCTACTCTTATCGACAACGGCTACGCCAAAACCACTATAAAATATGACAATCGGGGTAACGGGGTTGAACAAGCTCATTTCGGCATTGATGGAAAACCTACACTGTGCAAATACGGCTATGCAAAAGCCACCGTAAAATATGACAGTCGGAGCAACGAAATTGAACAAGCCTATTTCGGCATTGATGGAAAACCTACACTGTGCAAATACGGCTATGCAAAAGCCGCTGCGGAATATGACAACATGGGGCGTCTAATCCGTGAAGATCACTTCGGTGTGGATAGCAGGCCTATCGATAATATTTACGGTTATTCTTCCATCAAGATTAATCGGGACGATCATGGCCTAATAGAAGAATTAGCTTATTTCGATTCAGACAACAAACCTACAATACGGAAAAATATTATCGCACCGACTTGGACCACGGATTTTGAAAATTTTGATAGCATATTAGGCAGATGGAGATCAACAGTCCTTGTTGGAATTCACTCCAAAGAGACACTCGAAAATCTTCAAAAAACAGGCTTTCACCGTTTGAAGCAAGAATATGATCAAAAGAGTAATTTGATATCTCAAGCTTTCCATGACAATAAAAACGAACCTGTTTCAGGAGTGGACGGCTTCACAAGTATTGAGGTTGAGTACAATTTATTTGATTTGCCAAAATATGTGACTGCGACTTTGCCAAATGGTAAGATGATTGAATTTTCAATTTCCTATAATGAACGAAGAGATATTACAGAGGTATCTTTTAAAGATGATAAGGGGAATCTTTTCGACAACAAGCAGGGCTACGCACAAATTGTATTTGTATATGATCCCAAAACATTGAGACTTCAAAAAACCCAGTATCTTAATTCATTGGGAAAAGTGATCTTTGAGCAATGA
- a CDS encoding tetratricopeptide repeat protein, which yields MKKNSFRYWAFISYSHQDKNWGDWLHRALETYRVPKSLAGEENGRGDTIPRRVFPIFRDREELPTSADLGDNIHEALSDSRYLIVICSPHSATSRWVDEEIRHFKSLGRENHILCLIVDGEPNAGDKPESGMQECFPDAVKFQMGADGQLTQERVEPIAADARKGKEDKNDAKLKILAGLLGIRFDQLKQRDQRRRSQRLIALTAILSLLLLTISGLGAISFFQWQQAEKNLVEANHNYGLTLLEKASQEEKDKNFNSAYLYALHARKNLKKDDAQNQLRAANVNINDPITPIIFRAPRIFRDSDLESYAKVAFSSDGKTLISGSVHQSVILWDLENGEAVRTFNIHLSDLVSVYCFSPDGKTLASSSIIDNAVTLWDLESGKALRALQGPGAGACFSPDGKILASRSQDNTVILWAVESGEVLRTLKGLGVGICFSPDGKTLASGSQDGTIILKDVETGEALRTLVGHLGDVASICFSPDGRTLSSGYQDGTMILWNIETGEILPTLKEHSGRVASICFSPDSKTLASGSWDNTVVLWDVESGKALRRLKEHSTFVFSICFSPDGKTLASGSWDHNVILWDVESGKARKKFKVHSDSVESVCFSPGGKTLASGSFDDTIILWDVEGGGAFRRLKEHRNDVYSICFSPDGKAMASGSLDNTVILWDSESGEALRTLKGHSSGVTSVCFSPNGKTLASGSQDSTVILWDVKTGESLRTLTGQSGDIANVCFSPSGNALATGTWDGTVVLWDVESGEARRKLQGDLGVVKSVCFSPDGKTLASGSIITDGTLILWDVESGEALRKLKGHSSGVASVCFSPDGKTLASGSWDNTVILWDIESGEAKATLKGHASSVYGVSFSPDGKILASGSSDGTVILWDLSQNWQNMPAIIEDTENRVQLTLSGINLLPKDDSSPSIQMLTPNWPATHPFHWLSSAKKGDAAAMLQLGLIYDRDNEFEKAEEWYQKASAAGEEIAEDRLKELAQRRIFHDKLPADQLLMQAIEKFRLKQYDDAIDLCNKVIQLDPDHFEALWLRGQIYYFLEKYDQAEKDYRNVCKLFPEFADAFGSLAWLLITQKRFTEAEPFCRKAHELDPNSWAWTINLGHLHLYNKEFERAYSLYREALYQIPDQEAFENGPVADFELFKNNGWHVEEYQNALAWMRKEFTKSKK from the coding sequence ATGAAAAAAAATTCCTTTCGTTATTGGGCATTTATCAGCTACAGCCACCAAGATAAAAATTGGGGTGATTGGCTGCATCGGGCGCTGGAAACCTACCGGGTCCCCAAATCCCTCGCTGGAGAAGAGAATGGGAGAGGTGACACGATTCCCAGACGGGTATTTCCCATTTTTCGCGACCGGGAGGAACTACCCACCTCGGCGGACCTTGGCGACAATATCCATGAAGCGCTTAGTGATTCGCGCTATTTGATCGTCATCTGCTCACCCCACTCGGCCACATCACGTTGGGTTGATGAGGAGATACGGCATTTTAAATCTTTAGGTAGAGAGAACCACATCCTCTGCCTCATCGTTGATGGCGAACCCAATGCTGGTGACAAACCTGAATCAGGGATGCAGGAGTGCTTTCCCGATGCCGTCAAATTCCAGATGGGAGCTGATGGTCAACTCACGCAGGAACGGGTGGAACCCATTGCTGCCGATGCCCGTAAAGGCAAAGAAGATAAAAATGATGCCAAACTTAAAATTCTGGCCGGCCTTCTTGGTATTCGATTTGACCAACTAAAACAAAGAGATCAGCGGCGGCGTAGTCAGCGGCTTATCGCATTGACCGCTATTCTCTCCCTTCTGCTACTGACCATCTCCGGATTAGGAGCAATCAGCTTTTTTCAATGGCAGCAAGCGGAAAAAAATTTGGTCGAGGCCAATCATAACTACGGCCTCACCCTTTTAGAAAAAGCCAGTCAGGAAGAAAAAGATAAAAACTTCAATTCTGCATATCTCTATGCCCTTCATGCCAGGAAAAACCTGAAAAAAGATGATGCTCAAAACCAGCTACGTGCTGCAAACGTCAATATAAACGACCCCATCACTCCCATTATCTTCAGAGCTCCCCGCATATTCAGAGACAGTGACCTCGAAAGCTATGCCAAAGTAGCGTTTAGCTCGGATGGTAAAACCCTGATTTCCGGTTCTGTTCATCAATCCGTTATTTTATGGGATTTGGAAAACGGAGAAGCCGTACGTACATTCAACATACATTTGAGCGATCTCGTAAGCGTCTACTGCTTCAGCCCAGATGGCAAGACCTTGGCATCCAGTTCAATAATTGACAACGCAGTCACCCTCTGGGATTTAGAAAGCGGGAAAGCCTTACGCGCGCTCCAGGGTCCTGGTGCAGGTGCCTGTTTCAGTCCGGACGGCAAGATCCTGGCTTCCAGATCTCAGGACAATACTGTAATTCTATGGGCCGTAGAAAGCGGAGAAGTCCTGCGAACCCTCAAAGGACTTGGTGTAGGTATCTGCTTCAGTCCGGACGGCAAGACATTGGCATCCGGATCTCAGGATGGCACCATTATTCTAAAGGATGTAGAAACCGGAGAGGCCTTACGCACACTCGTAGGGCATTTGGGCGATGTTGCAAGTATCTGTTTCAGCCCGGACGGCAGGACCCTATCATCCGGATATCAGGACGGTACTATGATTCTCTGGAACATAGAAACCGGAGAGATTTTACCCACGCTCAAGGAGCATTCAGGCCGTGTCGCAAGTATCTGCTTCAGCCCGGACAGCAAGACACTGGCTTCCGGATCCTGGGATAACACCGTGGTTCTTTGGGACGTAGAAAGCGGAAAGGCCCTACGCAGACTCAAGGAACATTCGACTTTTGTCTTTAGTATCTGCTTCAGCCCGGATGGCAAGACGCTGGCTTCCGGATCTTGGGACCATAATGTGATTCTGTGGGACGTAGAAAGCGGAAAAGCCCGGAAAAAATTCAAAGTACATTCAGACTCTGTTGAAAGTGTCTGCTTCAGCCCGGGCGGTAAAACCTTGGCATCCGGATCTTTTGACGACACCATAATTCTCTGGGACGTAGAAGGCGGAGGAGCCTTTCGCAGACTCAAGGAACATAGGAACGATGTTTATAGTATCTGCTTCAGCCCGGACGGAAAGGCCATGGCTTCCGGGTCTTTAGACAACACCGTAATTCTCTGGGACTCAGAAAGCGGAGAAGCCTTACGCACCCTCAAGGGACATTCGAGCGGTGTCACGAGTGTCTGCTTCAGCCCAAATGGCAAGACACTGGCATCCGGATCTCAGGACAGCACCGTGATTCTATGGGACGTAAAAACCGGAGAGTCCTTACGCACCCTCACCGGACAATCGGGCGATATCGCAAATGTCTGCTTCAGCCCAAGCGGTAATGCACTGGCGACCGGGACTTGGGACGGCACCGTCGTTCTCTGGGACGTAGAAAGCGGAGAAGCCCGAAGGAAACTCCAAGGAGATTTAGGCGTTGTTAAAAGTGTCTGCTTCAGCCCGGATGGCAAGACCTTGGCATCCGGTTCTATTATTACAGACGGTACCCTCATACTATGGGATGTAGAAAGCGGAGAAGCCTTAAGAAAGCTCAAAGGGCATTCAAGCGGGGTCGCAAGTGTCTGTTTCAGCCCGGACGGTAAAACCCTTGCCTCCGGATCTTGGGACAACACCGTGATTCTCTGGGATATAGAAAGCGGAGAAGCCAAAGCCACTCTGAAAGGGCATGCCTCTTCGGTTTATGGTGTTTCATTCAGCCCGGACGGCAAGATCCTGGCTTCCGGATCTTCGGACGGCACCGTGATTCTATGGGATTTATCACAAAATTGGCAGAACATGCCTGCGATCATCGAGGATACTGAAAACCGGGTTCAACTGACATTAAGCGGCATAAATCTGCTGCCGAAAGATGATTCTTCTCCTTCTATCCAGATGTTGACACCCAACTGGCCTGCGACTCACCCCTTCCATTGGTTGTCCAGTGCAAAAAAAGGCGACGCTGCCGCCATGCTGCAATTGGGGCTGATTTATGATCGCGACAATGAATTCGAAAAAGCCGAGGAGTGGTACCAAAAGGCCTCGGCAGCCGGTGAAGAGATAGCTGAAGATCGCTTGAAAGAATTAGCGCAACGTCGAATATTTCATGATAAGCTACCAGCCGATCAATTATTAATGCAGGCTATAGAAAAGTTTAGGCTAAAACAATATGACGACGCCATCGATCTATGCAACAAAGTCATCCAACTCGATCCAGATCATTTTGAAGCTCTCTGGCTTCGCGGACAAATTTATTATTTTTTGGAAAAATATGATCAGGCGGAGAAGGATTATCGAAATGTTTGCAAGCTTTTTCCAGAATTCGCCGATGCGTTCGGCAGCTTAGCTTGGCTCCTCATCACTCAAAAGCGATTTACTGAAGCCGAACCCTTTTGCCGGAAGGCCCATGAGCTTGATCCAAATAGTTGGGCATGGACGATTAATTTGGGTCACCTGCACCTGTACAATAAAGAATTCGAACGAGCTTACTCCCTTTATCGTGAGGCACTGTATCAAATTCCAGACCAAGAGGCTTTCGAGAACGGCCCAGTGGCCGATTTCGAACTCTTCAAAAACAACGGCTGGCACGTGGAAGAGTACCAAAATGCTCTGGCTTGGATGCGCAAAGAATTTACAAAATCCAAGAAGTAA